The DNA sequence ATAAAAATACATATTGCCAGGGGAAAACTCTAAAGAAAGCAGTGGTCTCCTCCGCCCGCTGGCTGATAGAACAGAATCAGCTGAGAACAGGCCCTCCGGAAAGCATTTCAGGAAAATGAAGACAGCCATTTACCGAAGAAGAGGCTAATGAACATAAAAAAATCCGCTTTAAGCTGGGCCGGCTTAAAGCGGTAAGGGCGCGAAGCAGCTTGGACAGAGCTGCATTCGCAAAAAGGGGGTTGGACAATGGATACAGAGGCGTTAAGGGTGCGGAAGCTGAATCATCTTCCGGTTGAGCCTCATTCTGTAGCATAATTGTATTATAATACATCGTTTATAAGTCTGTATTCCGCTTCTAAGTCCATTTTCAGCAATTATCCTCCATTTTCGATATTTCCACTTTCATGAACACTTATATTATTCATATATGAATATAGAAATTCACTCTTATAATTGACAATCACAATGAATTTAGTAAAATAATAAATGGATTAGCACTCCGAACTAGAGAGTGCTAATAAACGACATTTTCAAAAGAAAAGGGGTTTCCTTTATGGTACAAAAAGAATTCAAAGCTGAATCGAAAAGACTCCTGGAAATGATGGTCAACTCCATCTATTCCCAGAAAGAAATTTTTCTGCGTGAACTGATCTCCAATGCCAGTGACGCAATTGATAAAATGTACTACCGGGCGTTAACAGACGATACACTCGCCTTTAACCAGGAAGACTTCTACATCCGTGTTTCTGCCGATAAAGAATCACGTACGCTTACGATCGCCGATACCGGAATCGGCATGACCGAGGAAGAGCTGGAACGCAACCTTGGCACCATTGCAGAAAGCGGGTCCCTCGCTTTCAAAAAAGAAAATGAAGTGGAAGACGGCCGCGATATTATCGGCCAGTTCGGCGTCGGTTTCTATTCCGCCTTCATGGTTGCTGACCGCGTTATTGTTAATACGAAATCAGCAGATTCCGATCAGGCCTTCCGCTGGGAGTCCAACGGCGTTGACGGGTATACGATCGAACCCGGAGAGAAAACGGAAGCAGGAACAACCATTACTATTTATATGAAGGAAAACGGAGAAGAGGATTCCTACGATCAATTTCTTGAAGAGAACAACCTCCAGTCCATCATCAAAAAGTACTCGGACTTCATCCGCTATCCTATCCTGATGAACGTTACTGTGCAGAAGCCGGCTGAGGAAGAAAACGGCGAAACGGAAGAAGTCGGGGAAGAACAGACCATCAACAGCATGGTTCCTATCTGGCGCAAAGATAAATCCGAGCTTTCAGACGAAGACTATACGAATTTTTATCACGAAAAACATTACGGTTTCGATCAGCCGCTCAAGCACATTCACATTAATGTTGACGGAACGATCCGCTACAGCTCGATTCTGTTCATTCCGGAAACAACGCCTTTCGACTTTTATTCCAAGGAATTTGAAAAAGGGCTGGAGCTTTATTCCAGCGGCGTACTGATCATGGAAAAATGTCCGGACCTGCTCCCTGATTACTTCAGCTTCGTCAAAGGAATGGTCGATTCCGAAGATCTTTCCCTGAACATTTCCCGGGAAATGCTTCAGCATGACCGTCAGCTGAAAATGATCGCTAAAAACATTAAAACAAAAGTGAAAAAAGAACTGCAGACGATGCTTAAAAACGACCGCGAAAACTACGAGAAATTCTTCCAGGCATTCGGACGGCAGCTGAAGTTCGGTGTTTACAGTGACTTCGGTCAAAACGCGGATGACTTAAAAGATCTGCTTCTTTTCCACTCGTCCGCCGAGAAAAAACCAGTAAGTCTCGCCGAGTATGTGGAGCGCATGCCGGAGGAGCAGCAGTACATCTACTACGCTTCCGGTGAATCAATCGATCGTATCGACAAGCTTCCTCAGACAGAGCTCGTCAAAGACAAAGGCTATGAACTGCTTTACTTCACTGAAGAAGTTGACGAATTTGCGATTAAAATGATGCGGGAATACGAAGGCAAAGAATTCAAGTCGGTTTCCAGCGGGGATCTCGGCCTTGAATCGGAAGAAGAAAAAAAGGAATCCGAAGAAACCGCCAGTGAGCACAAGGAAATGTTCGAAAAAATGCAGAATATCCTTGGCAGTAAAGTAAACGGCGTCCGCCTTTCCAAACGTCTGAAGTCACACCCGGTGTGCCTGACTGCTGAAGGTGAAGTGACGATTGAAATGGAAAAAATCCTCGCTCAAATGCCGGAGAACCAGGGCGTTGAAGCAGATAAAGTGCTGGAAATTAACCATCAGCATGACGTCTTTCAATCCTTGAAAAAGGCGCATGAAGAAAACGACGAAGCCACTTTCGACCTGTATACGAACCTGCTGTACAACCAGGCTCGACTTATCGAAGGTCTTTCTGTAGAAGACCCTGTCGCCTTCACTAACGATGTCTGCCGGATCATGAAATAAATTCTGATAATATATTGAACTGCAGAACATGCCGGCATGAAGAAAAGGCCTCCAGGACACAAGTCCCGGAGGCCTTTTCACCGTGTTGATAAAGTAAAGATAGAGGTCTATTTATTCTATTCCTTGTATTTTTTCCTCCGCTTACCGTCGGAAGTTTGCCGCAGGGGCCTCCAAAAACAATACAGAGCTTTAACAGAGACACTCATGCAAAAAGCCTTGGACCATGAAGCATGAAAATGGTCTTCTATAGGAATGGACCTTCTTCTTTATACCGGTGGAATCAATGATGTTCAGGAACGGGGTTTTTCTATGAAAAGGCAGCTCCTGCTCTGGCTTTTTACCGTAAGCTGAAGAGGACATGGGGCGGCTCCAGGGCGATCAAGGACGAGCCCCACCCCGCCCGACCGGAGGGTGGAAGGGATTAGCTGAGGCCGGCCCGGAAAGCGTCCCTATGGAAACGAAAGCGCCCGTTCATTGCTTATCTCCTTTATTTTCAAGGCAGCCTTTGGTTAAGAGCGGAGTTTTCCAGAATATTTATCACGCGCACTATCAAAAAGGAAATAATAAACACCTGCTCTTCTCATTAATTACCAGCTTTACTCCCTGAATTTTTAAGCTATAATCTAAGTACTAAGAAAGGGGGACAACGCCCATGGATACAGAAAAGAAACTGCTCAGCCTGATCAGCTCCACGCGCGTCATGACATCAACCCTTGATTTGGACGAAGTTCTTCATCAGCTTATTAGAGAAGTACTGAATGTCATTGATGGAGCAAACGCCAGTGTCCTGTTTTTATATGACGAAAAAATTAATAAACTTTACGCAAAAGCCGCCGTCGGTTTTGACATGACTTATCTGCGACACGCAAGGCTCGCGCCGGGAGAAGGGATGAGCGGCTCCACATTTCTCGCAAAGAAAGGCCAGATTTTCCTCTCGCAGGATGATACGTTTCAGCATATGAATAACATCAGTCCTGAGACGAAGGAATCCTACACCCGTTCGCTCGGAGAATATAAACTGCCTACAAGTGCCCTTTCCGTCCCTCTAATATCAAAAGGAGACTGTATCGGCGTACTGACTGTGGACATTTACGAAAAAAACGCGAAGTTTGATAAGCAGAATCTTAAACTCCTGGAAACATTCGGTGCCCAGGCAACGATTGCAATCGAAAATGCGACACTGTTCTCACGCAACGAGCGGACGACGAAAATTCATGAGAAGCTGTCTAAAGCTGCGATCTCCCAGGGCGGGGTCAAGGAAATTACGAAAACCCTCGCTGAACTAATTGAACATGGAGTCGTTGTTTACAATGAATTTTTTGACCTTCTTGAACCTTCTTCCTATCAAACAGGCAAAGATGCAGAAAAGCTCTTAGAATCGCTGGGTGATAGTATCCGCGACTATATATCAGAAGACCACGTCTCCTCCGCCTCCACCTCTATCTATGAAAGACCGCTGGAGGCCGTGCACTTCCCTATTAAATCAGATGCTTACACAATCGGCTACTTAACCATTCTCCTCCATGATCACGAAACGCTGGACCCGCTCGACCGCTTTGCTATCGAACAGGCAAGTCTTATATTCGCCCTCGAAATGGCGAGACAGGAACGCACTGCTCTCAATGACCTTAAGCATTCCGGCTATGTCCTTGACCAGCTTCTCCACAGTGAATGGAATGAACTTTCGATGAATCAGATCGCAAAGCTTCCGGCTTTTTCTTCGGAAAAATGCCAGTACGTCATTGTGCACATGGCAATTGATGATCCTATGCTTTCTTTTCACAATCTTTCTGCACAAAAAAATCAGCTGCTTCGGCTTATTTACCGTGAGGTTTTCTCCTACCGCTACAAAGCATTTGTCCTTGATCAAACGAGGGAAACGACTTTTCTGTTCGCTGCACCGGAAGACGTAAGTGAAAAAAAACTGCATGAAGAACTGGGAATTCTTTTCAGAACTATTCAGTATCGTTCGCGGGAACGCTTTGCCCTTTCTATTTCTGCAGGGCTCGGCCGGACGGTGAAACACCTGCGTGACATCAGGACCTCCCACCGTGATGCGAAAAAATGCGTGGATTACATTCAGACGAACCCTCAGTCAGAGAAGCTCGTGAGCTTTTACGAACTCGGCATCCAGCGTTTGTTTTTAAATACGGAATGGAACGAACTTGAGGATTTTGTCAGCGATACGATCGGCCCCCTTCTTCAATATGATAAGGCTCATGACACCATGCTTTTTAATACGATGCAGACCTATCTGGAAACCACTTACAATATTACCCGTACTGCTAAAGCGATGTATGTGCATCCCAACACTGTAAAATACAGGCTGCAGGTTATTGCTTCTCTTTTTGAGCAGCCGGTCCTTCAGGGAAAAAAGGCTTTCGAAATGCAGCTGGGCATATATATTTATCACTATTTAAAAGGAAAATAACCGCCCGCTTCAAAGAAAAACCCCCTTAAAAATAAAACAACTGAATCAATTTCATAACATACTTTTCAAGTTTTTTTAACGAACATTTTATCAATTTACAGTGTAAATATTCGTCTATGAAATCGGATGATTGAAACGTAAGACAGCGACTCCGGCGGGAATAAGCGAAGTCTGAAAATCCATTCTTCCAGTGTACAGCACTGGAAGAATTAGTTGAAGACGAGCCCCGCGGAAAGCGTCCGTCTGAAGTGGAAATCATTCACCATGTTCGGAAATCTCATTCTTACAGCGACTTATGAAATTGATTCAACTACATAAATTGAACTCCATATTATTTATATAGATAGAAGGCATGACCACGAAAGCGGTCTTCTCTATCGAAGGAGAGAAGGATGTTCTCATTTTTAACGGCAGACCATTCTTGCAGGAAGAGCAGAAAAGGAGGACAGCCCGCTCGACCCTGCGCCCCCATGGAAACAAAAGCGGCTGGTTACAGAAGTGGAGACTAATTATTAAGTTCAACATGCACATTTCAACAGAAATAGAGAAACAGCACTGCTCATTGTCTATTTCAAACAAAAATAATGCTGAACGTTTGTGAATAAATGCTGTATCTGATTATGTGAAATTATCTTATAATTTAGAAAACATACAAAACTAACTGTTGAAGGAGGCTGCTATGTACAAAAAATTACTCGATCATTACGATTCCTCCCTCACTAAAAACGGGGTCGACGGGGAACGCCTGGCATCGAGGCTCGATGCTCTCTCTAAAATCGGTCTGACAGAAGATAACGGAAGCCGCCGCATTTCGTTTTCCCCCGAAGAACAACAGGCTAAAGACCTTGTCAAAGGCTGGATGGAAGAAGCCGGCTTAACCGTAACGCAGGACGGTGCAGCCAATGTTATCGGCAGGCTCGGCGGCAGCAGCTCATCCAAAACGATCATGGCCGGCTCCCACCTCGACAGCGTACCGAATGGCGGCCATTTTGACGGACCGCTCGGCGTGCTCGCTGCTCTTGAAGTAGCCCAGGCCTGGAAAGACAGTGGTTTTCACCCTGAAAAATCCTATGAAGTCATCATTTTCACAGATGAAGAAGGCTCCCGTTTTAACAGCGGGTTAACCGGGAGTCAGGCGATGACCGGTCAGTGGAGCGAAGAACAGAAAAGCAGTCTCACCGATGCTGTTGGCAGAACATTTACGAGTGTTCTAAAAGATAATAACCTGAGTTTCCAGACGTTCCATGAAGCAGAACGGGACTTTTCCGACATCGAAGCCTTTGTGGAAGTTCACATTGAGCAGGGAAAGCGGCTGGAAAAAGAAAACCTTCCGACCGGTATTGTCGAAGGAATCGCAGGACCTTCCTGGCTGAATATCAGTTTTCACGGAAATGCCGGCCACGCTGGAAATACACCGATGGATGACAGAGAGGATGCCCTCATTGCAGCCGGCCAGTTTATCAGTGCTGTTGAAAACCTGCCTCCGCTCATCAGTCCTTCCTCCGTCGCTACAGTCGGAAAACTGGACGTAAAGCCGAACGGTGTCAACGTTATTCCGGGAGAAGTCTATCTGACTGTCGACGTCCGGGATATTCACGAAGAGACCCGGGACAAGCTCCGCGACTCCGTGCTGCTTTTAGCTGAAAAAATAGCTGAAAAGCGGAGGATTCAAGTAGATACAAAGGAAGTAATGTACGTTCAGCCGGTTCAAGTAACTCAAAACATGCAGCAGAAAGCCGGCAGAGCAGCCGAAGAAGTCCTCGGCAAAAAACCATTTTTTCTTCCGAGCGGTGCCGGTCATGACGCGATGATGATCGGAAGAAAAACCGATGTGGCAATGCTTTTCACAAGAAGTAAAGACGGGATCAGCCACAGTCCCGAAGAATGGTCGTCGCTCGATGACTGTGTTCAGACCGTTCATGTCCTGAAAAAGCTGATCGAATCGCTTAGTTACGTTAAATAGATTCAACCATAAACTACTTAAGAGGAGTGGGCATCATGAAAAAAACGTACAGCTTAACTGCAGGAGCCGCCGTGTTCCTTTTTCTCAGTGCATGCGGAGTCGAAAGCGGCGAAACTAACAACGCTGCCCAAGACAACGAAGAAACAAATAACAGCACAGATAACGCCGCGGAGGAACCGGAAAATGACGAAGCATCAAATAACAGTGCAGACGCTGAACACGTCTGGCAGCTCGGCTGGAACTCCGGTCTGGATGACGATTCCAAGGGAGAAGCAGCCAAAGCGTTTGCCGAGTATGTAAACGAAGAGTCGGACGGCCGTATCGATATTGAGTTTTTCCCGAACGAAACGTATGCCACTTCTCCGGAAATGATCGAAGCTGTTCAGGTGGGGGCTCTTGATATGGCGCTGCCCGGGGCCAATGAACTGGCCGGCGTCGTTCCTGAATATGCCGCTTTATCCCTTCCCTTCCTTACCGAAGGATTCGACGAAGCCCATGCCGTTCTTGACGGCCCTGTAGGAGACGATTTGAAGGCTATGGGAGAAGAAAACGGCTTTATCACATTGAACGATGTGGAAATCGGCTTTGCACAAATTACAAATAATGTCCGTCCGATTGAAGAGCCGGAAGACATTGAGGGGCTTACGATCCGCTCCCCTAACGACGTCAGCCTGATCGAAACGTTCAATGCTCTCGGAGCTTCCGTTTCCACGATGGCTTATACGGAAATCTACAGCGGTCTCTCCCAGGGTGTTATTGACGGACAGTTCAATCCGCTTCTCAGCATTTATGACCAGAATATGCAGGAAGTTCAGGATTACCTTTCCATTACGAATCACACGTATTACTATTCCTATATGATCATGGACGACGAACTGTTTAACGGGCTTGATGAAGAACTGCAGCAGATCGTGCGCGACGGTTCGGAACGCGGACGGGACGCAGCACGCGAATTTATCGCTTCGGAAGAAGAAGCGGCACTGGAACGGGCCGAAGACGAGTTTGAAGAAGTTACTTACCCGGATCTGCCTCCTTTCCAGGAAGCAGTAGAACCTGTCTATACCGAAGTGGAAGATGTCATGGGAGCTGAGATTATTCAGGATATGAGAGATTTCCTCGAAGAGTACCGGAACGATCAGTAAAGAACTACAATAAGTGCGGAGACAGAGGCCTTTCGACGCAGGCCTCTTATTCGCTTAATGAAGGAGGCACCAGCTCATGCCGCAGGAAGAAAAACGCCCCCCGCGCGGAAAAGTTGCCGTCATCATGCGTTATATTGAAGGAGTTTCCTCGTTTCTGCTGGCGGTGCTGACGGTCGTCGTATTCAGCGAAGTGCTGAGCCGTTATGTTTTCCAGACACCGCTCGTTTTTTCCAATGAAATGACCCAGCTTTTGTTTCCGTGGATGATTTTTGTTGCTGCAATTGCCGTAACCCATGATGATGCCCATCTGTCCGTCTCCTATTTCCGGGACAGGCTCCCCTACTTTATGCAGAAAGGCCTGTACATGTTTTCTAAAGTGGTCATGCTCATATTCTCTGTCTTTATGATCGTATCGAGCATGCAGTTTGTCGGCAATGTTTCGGGCCAGGTTATGCCGGTGCTTCGTATTTCAAGCGGCTGGCTTGCCTCTTCTGTCGTCTTTTCGTTTATCTTCATCAGCCTTGTACTTATTTATCAAATTTATTTAATTTCCACGAACAAAATGCTCGTGCCGGGAGAGGAGGAAGCCTACCTTGATATGGATAATGATCGCTAGCTTTTTTCTATTAATTATTCTCGGTATACCGATCGCCTTTGCGATGGGTGCTTCCGCTCTGATGTATATTGTCGTAGCAGGTATTCCTCTGGAAATGCTTACACAGCGGTTCTTTTCCAACACCCAGTCCTTCGCCTTTCTTGCGATCCCTTTTTTCATACTGGCAGGAAACCTGATGATCCACGGCAACATCGCCCAGCGCATTATCAGCGTGGCTGATTCCATGGTCCGCCAGCTCCCGGGTGGTCTCGGCTGTGTCTCCGTTGTCACAAGTATGGGAATGGCTGGCGTATCCGGTTCGTCTATTGCTGATGCAGCTTCTACCGGGAGCGTGCTCATTCCGGAAATGAAAAAGAAGGGTTACAGTGCCAAGTTTGCGGCCTCGATCAACGCTTCCAGTTCCGTTGTCGGCATTATCATTCCCCCAAGTTCGACGATGATCATTATCGCCTGGCTTGTCGGATCAGACATTTCCGTTGGTGAAATGTTTATTGCCGGCATCGTTCCCGGCATTCTCATAGGAATTGCCTATTTAATAACTACCGTTCTGATCGCATTGAAGCGGGGCTATCCAAGTGAAAAAAAACCGACACTAAAAGAATTTCTATCCAATCTACGCAGAGCTTCCCTCGCCCTTCTGCTGCCTTTTCTATTAATCAGTGCAATTATTTTCGGGGTGGCAACGGCGACCGAAGCAGCCGCTCTTGCAGTTGTTTATGCGCTCCTGCTCGGTCTTTTCGTTTATAAAACGCTGAACTGGAATAACATTGTCAGGTCTTTAAAAGAATCCGCCCACGGGACGAGTATCGTCATGGTTACAATCTGTGCGTCGATGATCTTTACGTGGGTACTCATTTCCGAAGGGATTCCACGGATGATTTCCGATGCGCTCACCGGACTCGGCCTCCCTTCGTGGGGACTTCTGCTCGTACTTGTGGCGATTATGCTCGTAGCCGGAATGATTATGGAACTTGTCCCGAATTTATTTTTGTTTATTCCGATTTTCATGCCGATTGCAACTGACATCATCGGCATGGACCCGATGCACTTTGCGATGATCATGCTCGTCACCTTCGCCCTCGGTATGTTCACACCGCCGGTCGGCGCGACGCTTTTCATTTCCTGCTTCATTGCCAAAGTAAAAATAGAAGAAACGGTCATGGATGTCCTTCCGTACTTTCTTGCAGGCGTAGCTGTCGTATTAATTATTTCCTTCTTTCCATTCACCGTTCTTCTGCTGCCTTCGC is a window from the Alkalicoccus halolimnae genome containing:
- a CDS encoding TRAP transporter small permease → MPQEEKRPPRGKVAVIMRYIEGVSSFLLAVLTVVVFSEVLSRYVFQTPLVFSNEMTQLLFPWMIFVAAIAVTHDDAHLSVSYFRDRLPYFMQKGLYMFSKVVMLIFSVFMIVSSMQFVGNVSGQVMPVLRISSGWLASSVVFSFIFISLVLIYQIYLISTNKMLVPGEEEAYLDMDNDR
- a CDS encoding helix-turn-helix domain-containing protein, whose protein sequence is MDTEKKLLSLISSTRVMTSTLDLDEVLHQLIREVLNVIDGANASVLFLYDEKINKLYAKAAVGFDMTYLRHARLAPGEGMSGSTFLAKKGQIFLSQDDTFQHMNNISPETKESYTRSLGEYKLPTSALSVPLISKGDCIGVLTVDIYEKNAKFDKQNLKLLETFGAQATIAIENATLFSRNERTTKIHEKLSKAAISQGGVKEITKTLAELIEHGVVVYNEFFDLLEPSSYQTGKDAEKLLESLGDSIRDYISEDHVSSASTSIYERPLEAVHFPIKSDAYTIGYLTILLHDHETLDPLDRFAIEQASLIFALEMARQERTALNDLKHSGYVLDQLLHSEWNELSMNQIAKLPAFSSEKCQYVIVHMAIDDPMLSFHNLSAQKNQLLRLIYREVFSYRYKAFVLDQTRETTFLFAAPEDVSEKKLHEELGILFRTIQYRSRERFALSISAGLGRTVKHLRDIRTSHRDAKKCVDYIQTNPQSEKLVSFYELGIQRLFLNTEWNELEDFVSDTIGPLLQYDKAHDTMLFNTMQTYLETTYNITRTAKAMYVHPNTVKYRLQVIASLFEQPVLQGKKAFEMQLGIYIYHYLKGK
- a CDS encoding Zn-dependent hydrolase, whose protein sequence is MYKKLLDHYDSSLTKNGVDGERLASRLDALSKIGLTEDNGSRRISFSPEEQQAKDLVKGWMEEAGLTVTQDGAANVIGRLGGSSSSKTIMAGSHLDSVPNGGHFDGPLGVLAALEVAQAWKDSGFHPEKSYEVIIFTDEEGSRFNSGLTGSQAMTGQWSEEQKSSLTDAVGRTFTSVLKDNNLSFQTFHEAERDFSDIEAFVEVHIEQGKRLEKENLPTGIVEGIAGPSWLNISFHGNAGHAGNTPMDDREDALIAAGQFISAVENLPPLISPSSVATVGKLDVKPNGVNVIPGEVYLTVDVRDIHEETRDKLRDSVLLLAEKIAEKRRIQVDTKEVMYVQPVQVTQNMQQKAGRAAEEVLGKKPFFLPSGAGHDAMMIGRKTDVAMLFTRSKDGISHSPEEWSSLDDCVQTVHVLKKLIESLSYVK
- a CDS encoding TRAP transporter substrate-binding protein — encoded protein: MKKTYSLTAGAAVFLFLSACGVESGETNNAAQDNEETNNSTDNAAEEPENDEASNNSADAEHVWQLGWNSGLDDDSKGEAAKAFAEYVNEESDGRIDIEFFPNETYATSPEMIEAVQVGALDMALPGANELAGVVPEYAALSLPFLTEGFDEAHAVLDGPVGDDLKAMGEENGFITLNDVEIGFAQITNNVRPIEEPEDIEGLTIRSPNDVSLIETFNALGASVSTMAYTEIYSGLSQGVIDGQFNPLLSIYDQNMQEVQDYLSITNHTYYYSYMIMDDELFNGLDEELQQIVRDGSERGRDAAREFIASEEEAALERAEDEFEEVTYPDLPPFQEAVEPVYTEVEDVMGAEIIQDMRDFLEEYRNDQ
- the htpG gene encoding molecular chaperone HtpG codes for the protein MVQKEFKAESKRLLEMMVNSIYSQKEIFLRELISNASDAIDKMYYRALTDDTLAFNQEDFYIRVSADKESRTLTIADTGIGMTEEELERNLGTIAESGSLAFKKENEVEDGRDIIGQFGVGFYSAFMVADRVIVNTKSADSDQAFRWESNGVDGYTIEPGEKTEAGTTITIYMKENGEEDSYDQFLEENNLQSIIKKYSDFIRYPILMNVTVQKPAEEENGETEEVGEEQTINSMVPIWRKDKSELSDEDYTNFYHEKHYGFDQPLKHIHINVDGTIRYSSILFIPETTPFDFYSKEFEKGLELYSSGVLIMEKCPDLLPDYFSFVKGMVDSEDLSLNISREMLQHDRQLKMIAKNIKTKVKKELQTMLKNDRENYEKFFQAFGRQLKFGVYSDFGQNADDLKDLLLFHSSAEKKPVSLAEYVERMPEEQQYIYYASGESIDRIDKLPQTELVKDKGYELLYFTEEVDEFAIKMMREYEGKEFKSVSSGDLGLESEEEKKESEETASEHKEMFEKMQNILGSKVNGVRLSKRLKSHPVCLTAEGEVTIEMEKILAQMPENQGVEADKVLEINHQHDVFQSLKKAHEENDEATFDLYTNLLYNQARLIEGLSVEDPVAFTNDVCRIMK
- a CDS encoding TRAP transporter large permease; translated protein: MIWIMIASFFLLIILGIPIAFAMGASALMYIVVAGIPLEMLTQRFFSNTQSFAFLAIPFFILAGNLMIHGNIAQRIISVADSMVRQLPGGLGCVSVVTSMGMAGVSGSSIADAASTGSVLIPEMKKKGYSAKFAASINASSSVVGIIIPPSSTMIIIAWLVGSDISVGEMFIAGIVPGILIGIAYLITTVLIALKRGYPSEKKPTLKEFLSNLRRASLALLLPFLLISAIIFGVATATEAAALAVVYALLLGLFVYKTLNWNNIVRSLKESAHGTSIVMVTICASMIFTWVLISEGIPRMISDALTGLGLPSWGLLLVLVAIMLVAGMIMELVPNLFLFIPIFMPIATDIIGMDPMHFAMIMLVTFALGMFTPPVGATLFISCFIAKVKIEETVMDVLPYFLAGVAVVLIISFFPFTVLLLPSLF